From the Psychrobacter sp. P11F6 genome, the window GGCAAAATATGACTTTGCGCCATTAGAGTTCCCTGCTCATAAAGATGCCTGTTGGCAAGACTTATTACGAGCGGATGGCACCGCCGATTGTGTGTCTGGATTCCCTGTCTCACCTTTAGGTATCGCAGTATCTACCCCTTTTATTGAATCCAATCCAGAGCTTGCTGATGTTTTTAAAAAAGTTCAGTTTAGCTCCGATGAGCTCAATGGCGCTATCTTGGAGATGAGTGAAAATAAACGTAGTGGCGATGAGCAAGCACTAGCATTTTTGCGTAAATATCCGAGCGTCTGGCAAGCATGGTTGTCTGATGAAGCAGCCAGTAACCTTGCGGCTAAGCTAGGCATCAGCTTAACGGGCGAGGCTATCACTGCAGGTGCAACCGCCTCTAGCACTAATCGATCGACCTCATTATCGAGCTTTCCTTCTTGGTCGCTTGAAACCCCGCTTAATAACACATTGGCAAGCGTTGTCCAAAATTATGGCGATGTGTTTCGTGCCGTCAGTACCATGGCGTTAACCTATCTATTGCTACCGATTGAGCGTCTATTAACCACTATGCCGCCTTGGCTTATCATTGCGCTTGTGACCGTATTGGCATGGTTTGGCGTCCGTAAAATCTGGTTTGCACTGGCATGCGGCGCAGGACTGTTTCTCATTGGTGCATTTGGACTATGGGGCGCATTGATTGATACCTTGGCACTGCTCATCGTATCAGTGTTGGTGACCGTCGTGATTGGTATTCCTATTGGCATTGCTATGTCGGGCAGTAAAATTCTTCGCAAGGTTGTGACGCCGATACTGGATGTGATGCAGACCATGCCAAGTTTTGTCTATTTGATACCCGTATTGATGTTGTTTGGGATTGGCAAAGTGCCTGCGCTATTTGCCACTATTATTTATGCCTTGCCGCCACTGATTCGGCTGACGACATTGGGGATTACCCAAGTCAATCACGAGATGGTCGAAGCAGGGCGCTCGTTCGGTAGCACACACTTGCAGCTGCTCATTTGGATTAAATTGCCGCAAGCATTACCTAGTATTATGGCGGGCGTGAATCAAGCGGTGATGATGTCGCTCTCTATGGTGGTGCTCGCTTCTATGATTGGCGCACCGGGGCTTGGCGAAGATGTGTTGCAATCGATTCAAACGCTTAATATCGGTCAGGGCTTACAAGCAGGCACGGCGATTGTCATCGTTGCCATTATCATTGACCGCATTACGCAAGCGTTCGGTCAAGGTAAGCGTGCGCGGCAAAAAACCATTGATGCTAGCAGGCATCCCATTGGTTAATTATCAGTGCCATGGTCGAATGTTCAACGCGCCCTAATCATAATGATAACTAGAAAAATAAAAATGAGAGCCATCATGAATCATATTCAATTGGAAAATATCAGCAAGA encodes:
- a CDS encoding glycine betaine ABC transporter substrate-binding protein — its product is MRQWIALSLLCMSVLLLPVSASAACESPIKFGALTWESGQFISGVLKYIAEDGYDCTIEEVPGAGPALETALSQNDIQVIGEQWVGRSPIMEQAIEQNKVAVIGDTLKGGATQGWYVPKYVLEENPGLRSYQDLPKYAELFKDPEDPSKSRFMNCPSGWTCEIFNTRLLKNTGLDSIFNNAHPGTGAALDAEIASAFEQHKPLLFYYWQPTGLMAKYDFAPLEFPAHKDACWQDLLRADGTADCVSGFPVSPLGIAVSTPFIESNPELADVFKKVQFSSDELNGAILEMSENKRSGDEQALAFLRKYPSVWQAWLSDEAASNLAAKLGISLTGEAITAGATASSTNRSTSLSSFPSWSLETPLNNTLASVVQNYGDVFRAVSTMALTYLLLPIERLLTTMPPWLIIALVTVLAWFGVRKIWFALACGAGLFLIGAFGLWGALIDTLALLIVSVLVTVVIGIPIGIAMSGSKILRKVVTPILDVMQTMPSFVYLIPVLMLFGIGKVPALFATIIYALPPLIRLTTLGITQVNHEMVEAGRSFGSTHLQLLIWIKLPQALPSIMAGVNQAVMMSLSMVVLASMIGAPGLGEDVLQSIQTLNIGQGLQAGTAIVIVAIIIDRITQAFGQGKRARQKTIDASRHPIG